The sequence below is a genomic window from Salinispira pacifica.
GTGGGTATGGGAACCAGCGGAATAGCCGCCGGAGCCAAGGATACCCTGAAAGCCTTTACAGATGAACTTCAGCGTCACTCTCTTACCCAGGTAAGTCTCCGGCAGGCCGGGAGTCTTGGGCTGGATCATGCCGAGCCGGTTGTTGAAGTGAAAATGCCCGATATGCCCGACACCATCTACGGAAAGGTCAACCCTGACGTCGCCCGCCAGATTATTCAGCAGCACATCCTCGATAAACAGCTGGTGAACGAGCATGTGTTCGATCGCCCTTCGGTGGATATTATCACTGAAGATGCGGATAAGGGGGCAAACTGATGGCATATAACCAGTATATTCTTGTCTGCGGCGGAACGGGATGCGAATCCAGTAAAGCCGACGATATTTATCAGAACCTGAAACAGAGTGCAGAAGAGCATAAAGTTGAGAAGGATGTTCAAATCGTGAAAACCGGCTGTTTCGGTTTCTGCGAAAAAGGCCCCATTTGTAAGGTCCTTCCCGATGAAAGCTTTTATGTGGAAGTAAAACCTGAAGACGCCAAAGATATTATCGAAGAGCATGTGGTAAAAGGACGGCAGGTTGACCGGCTTCTCTACAAGGAAGAAGGCACCCATGCCAAGAGCATTGAGAACATCAGCTTTTATCAGAAGCAGGTGAGGATCGTGCTCAGGAACTGCGGATTTATAAATCCTGAAAACATCGAAGAGTATATCGCCCGGGAAGGGTATGCAGCACTGGAGAAGGTGCTTTCCGAGATGAAACCCCAGGATGTTATCGAAGAACTGAAGGCTTCGAAAATACGGGGCCGGGGTGGAGCGGGGTTCCCTACCTGGAAAAAATGGTCCTTCACCAAAGATGTGGACGCCGATCAGAAATATATTGTGTGTAATGCCGATGAAGGTGACCCCGGCGCATACATGGACCGTTCGGTCCTTGAAGGGGATCCCCATTCGGTACTGGAAGCAATGGCCATCGCCGGATATACCGTCGGCGCAGATAAGGGCTTTATTTACATCCGTGCCGAGTATCCCCTGGCCATCAACCGATTGGAAATAGCCATCGCACAGGCCCGTGAAATGGGGCTGTTGGGTAACAATATTCTGGGTACGGATTTCAGTTTCGACATTGAAGTGCGTCTTGGTGCCGGAGCCTTTGTCTGCGGTGAAGAAACCGCCCTTCTTGCTTCCATCGAAGGAAATCGGGGAATGCCCGTTCCCCGTCCTCCCTTCCCTGCTGTGAAAGGTTTGTGGAATCAGCCTACGGTGATCAACAACGTAGAGACCTGGGCCAACATTCCGGTAATCATCAACCGCGGAGGAGACTGGTTTGCGGGAATCGGTACCGATAAATCCACCGGCACAAAAGTCTTCGCCCTTACCGGTAAAATCAATAACTCGGGTCTGGTTGAAGTTCCCATGGGAACTCCTCTGAAAGATATTGTGTACAATATCGGCGGCGGTATTCCCAAAGGAAAGGCGTTCAAGGCGGTACAAACCGGAGGTCCTTCCGGCGGCGTGATTACATCAGATTACATTGATGTGCCCATCGACTATGAGCATCTTGCGGAGCTGGGCTCCATCATGGGCTCCGGCGGAATGATCGTCATGGACGAGGACGACTGTATCGTTGATGTGGCAAAATTCTACCTGGGATTCACCGTTGAAGAATCCTGCGGGAAGTGTGCTCCATGCCGAATCGGCGGCCGGAAGCTCTACAATATTCTGGACAGGATCACCAAGGGACAGTCCAGCATGGATGAGCTGGAAACAATCAAGCAGATCGGTCACGCCATGCAGCGGGCCAGCCTCTGCGGACTGGGACAAACTGCACCCAATCCGGTTCTTTCCTCCATGAAGTACTTTGAAGACGAGTATCTGGCACACATAAAGGACGAAACCTGTCCTTCCGGAGTGTGTAAGGATCTTGTTCACTATGAAATTGATCCGGAGAAATGTATCGGCTGCGGTCTCTGTGCCCGGAAGTGTCCGGTGAATGTAATCAGCGGTGAAAAGCGTCAGCCCTATGTCATCGATCAGTCGGGATGTATCAAGTGCGGGGAATGTTACAACGCATGTAAATTCCAGGCCGTTCTGGTGAAATAAGCGGGAGGATAAACAACCATGGTAAATGTGAAAATAAATGGAATTGATGTGCAGGTCGAAGAGGGAACCACCATTCTCGAAGCTGCAAAACAGAATCAGATCAAGGTTCCCACCCTGTGTTACCACCAGGATTTGGAACCCTGGGCAGCCTGCGGAATCTGCGTGGTGAAAACCGAGGGTTCCCCCAAGATGGTGCGGGCATGTGCAACTCCGGTTCATGAAGGTGCGAACTATCTCACCCACGATGCGGAAATTGTTGAGGTGCGAAAAAGCGTTGTAGAGATGATACTCTCCAACCATCCCGACGACTGCCTGTACTGTCCCCGGAACCAGAACTGTGAACTCCAGCGTCTTGCCCAGGAATTCGGTATCCGGGAACAGCCATTTGAAAAGAATCTCCGGGAACTGCCCGTTGACGATTCCACCCCTTCCATCA
It includes:
- a CDS encoding NADH-quinone oxidoreductase subunit NuoF; translated protein: MAYNQYILVCGGTGCESSKADDIYQNLKQSAEEHKVEKDVQIVKTGCFGFCEKGPICKVLPDESFYVEVKPEDAKDIIEEHVVKGRQVDRLLYKEEGTHAKSIENISFYQKQVRIVLRNCGFINPENIEEYIAREGYAALEKVLSEMKPQDVIEELKASKIRGRGGAGFPTWKKWSFTKDVDADQKYIVCNADEGDPGAYMDRSVLEGDPHSVLEAMAIAGYTVGADKGFIYIRAEYPLAINRLEIAIAQAREMGLLGNNILGTDFSFDIEVRLGAGAFVCGEETALLASIEGNRGMPVPRPPFPAVKGLWNQPTVINNVETWANIPVIINRGGDWFAGIGTDKSTGTKVFALTGKINNSGLVEVPMGTPLKDIVYNIGGGIPKGKAFKAVQTGGPSGGVITSDYIDVPIDYEHLAELGSIMGSGGMIVMDEDDCIVDVAKFYLGFTVEESCGKCAPCRIGGRKLYNILDRITKGQSSMDELETIKQIGHAMQRASLCGLGQTAPNPVLSSMKYFEDEYLAHIKDETCPSGVCKDLVHYEIDPEKCIGCGLCARKCPVNVISGEKRQPYVIDQSGCIKCGECYNACKFQAVLVK
- a CDS encoding (2Fe-2S) ferredoxin domain-containing protein, coding for MAKLTLEDLRKLRNEKKQEMDMRDTANKTIQIIVGMGTSGIAAGAKDTLKAFTDELQRHSLTQVSLRQAGSLGLDHAEPVVEVKMPDMPDTIYGKVNPDVARQIIQQHILDKQLVNEHVFDRPSVDIITEDADKGAN